TACTGCGGGTTCTGGAACAGACGCTTCCTGCATGAACGCTGAAGGACTGCTGCTTTCATCCAGACCAGATGAAACAGGATTATTATAGAATGACTCAGGATTATAAATAAAGCGATGTAAAACGTCCCGCCTCGGAGCATAAGCAGCAGCCTTTTGAAGATAAAAATCGTAATCTGGGGAGTCGGCATGCTTCAGGGCTGACAGATAAGCAAAATGTAAAGGCTGACAATAAGGGAATTTTAATACCAGGTATTTTAAAGCAGCAATATCAGCATCGTTCAGATCGTTCTGAGGCAAAAGGAATTTTAGAAATTCGCCGTCCCCTGTTACATTTAGTTCTCCCACTGTGCTATATATTAAAACTTAAATATTCTCTTATAATCATCCTTCAATGTCTTACCTCACCGAGCTACCAGTTTGCAAACGCCCGGTTAAAGATGTCCTCTGTTAATTGGCGATTGATATTTGCTATTGCTGTACCTTCCTGCGACTGTATGTTACTACCCTGGAGCTGCTCGTATCTTGTGAACTGTTGCTCGAAACTAAGCTCGTTATCCAGAGTATTTATAAATTTTACACTTACCGTAATGGTTAGCCTCATTGCTTCAGCACGCTCATTTCCTGTAATTGCTGCCGGTTTAATGCTATAATCTGTGATACGGCCTTCAAAAATACCATCGCCATTTTCTCTCACAATGCTTAGGCGCGACTGACTTCTGATTCGCTCTTTCAGCGCTTCGGTAAATTGCTGACTGAGGGTCGCCACTACTATTGGTGCGTTATTTTCGAAAAATTGAACGGTCACCGTTTTCATGTTAGCGGGAATTGACGCTCCGGAAAAGCTGTAGATCCCGCACGACTGTGATAAAAACAGGAAAGGAAGAATCAGCCAGAGGCTTTTTTGCTTAATAATTTTCATTTTCAAATTAACTGAGGTTTAGCTCTTTTATTTTACGGTAAAGAGTACGTTCAGATATTCCCAGTTCCTGTGCTGCAAGCTTCCGTTTCCCTTTGTGTTTCTTCAGAGCTTTTTTTATCAGGTCTGATTCCTTTTCTATCAGCGAGAGCGACTCTTCCACTTCTTCCGTATGAGGGGCGAAGTTAAACTCACTCTTTTTATCTTTTTCCGGTTGATGCAGCAGAATGGGCTGCAGGTTTTGAGGCGCGGGCGGGAACTCGGGCTCGTGGTAGAGTTGATTAAAAATCTGGGGATTTTCCCGTAAAGCTGAAGTGTTGCCTCCATCACGGATAATCTCCGCAACCAGTTTTTTCAGGTCTACCATATCCCTTTTCATATCAAACAGAACTTTATAGAGAATATCTCTTTCTGAAAAGTCGTCTTTCGCATCCTGTTTGATCCTCATAGGTAAAGTAGAACCCTGATCCTGCGGTATATAATGCAGAAGGTTTTGAGCAGTGAGGTTCCTGTCTTTTTCGAGCACTGCAATCTGTTCCGCCACGTTCTTTAGCTGCCGGACATTTCCCGGCCAGGAGTAATTAGTTAACAGTTGCTGCGCGTCAGGATCAAGCTGGACAGAGGGACTTCTGTATTTGGCGGTGAAATCAGAAATAAATTTCCTGAAAATCAGGTGAATATCTTCTTTTCGCTCTCGTAGAGGCGGTATTTTAAGGGGCACGGTACTTAAACGGTAATACAAGTCTTCCCTGAACTTTCCATTTTTTACCGCGTCGTAAACATCTACGTTTGTTGCCGCAATTATACGCACATCAGTTTTTTGCACTTTGGAGGATCCTACTCTCAGGTATTCACCTGATTCAAGCACCCGTAAAAGTCGTGCCTGGGTTCCAACCGGAAGTTCCGCTACTTCATCCAGGAAAATAGTGCCACCATTTACTACTTCGAAGTAACCCTTTCGGGCCTCATGAGCTCCTGTAAAAGAGCCTTTCTCGTGACCGAATAATTCGGAGTCGATTGTACCTTCAGGAATTGCGCCGCAGTTCACAGCAATAAAGGGGCCGTGCTTTCGCGCACTCAGCTGATGGATAATATGCGAAAATACTTCTTTACCGCTTCCACTTTCGCCAGTGATCAGAACTGAAATATCTGTAGGTGCCACCTGCCGGGCAATATCTATCGCCCTGTTAAGCAATGGTGAGTTGCCTATTATTCCGAAACGGTTTTTTATATCCTGAATATCCATGTATATTTAGTATCAAGTAGTTAGTATCAAGTATCAAGATGCAAGTACCAAGAGCCATTTTTATTGTCCTGATACTTGCATCTTGTGTCTTGATACTAACCTGCTATTCAACAATTTTACCAATAAGCGTTGCAGTCGTACAGCGTTCAACGAACACATTCACGTACTGCCCCGGTTTATAATTTTTGTCCGCCGGAAATACCACCGTTGCATTCTGATCACTCCTGCCTGCATAATCAAGTTCTGACTTTTTCGAGAAACCCTCGATAAGTACTTTTTGAACTTTCCCTACCTGCTGAAGCAGCCGTTCGTGTGAATGCTGCTGCTGCTTCCTGACAATTTCATTCAGCCTGCGCTTCTTTACATCGTCAGGAATATCATCAGTGAATCTTTTAGCTGCCAGTGTTCCGGGTCTTTCAGAGTACATGAACATGTATGCAAAATCATACTTTACATAATCCATCATGCTCAGTGTATCCTTGTGCTCTTCTTCCGTTTCTGTACAAAAGCCGGCAATAACATCAGTGGAAATTGCGCATTCGGGGATGATACGACGAATGCTGTTTATTCTTTCTGTATACCATTCCCGGTCGTACGTGCGGTTCATTATTTCAAGTACCCTCGAATTGCCCGACTGGATGGGCAAGTGGATATACTTACATATATTTTCATGCTGTGCCATGGTATATAACACTTCATCGGTAATATCTTTCGGATGCGAAGTTGAAAAACGGATCCTAAGATCAGGACTTACAAGAGCAACCTGTTCAAGAAGGCCGGCGAAGTTTACGCTTTCTGTTCCATCTTCAGAAGTCCATTTATACGAATCTACGTTCTGTCCTAGCAAAGTCACTTCCCTGTAACCTAGGTCGAATAACTCCTGAGCCTCTTTAACGATAGAATGTGCATCGCGGCTGCGTTCCCGTCCTCTGGTGAAGGGAACAACACAAAAGGAACACATATTGTCACATCCCCTCATGATAGAGATGAATGCAGTGATTCCATTTGAATTTAGCCTCACCGGATTAATATCGGCATAGGTTTCTTCGCGCGAAAGCAGTACGTTGACAGCACGGCTACCGTCGTCCACTTTATCGATCAGGTTAGGAAGATCACGATACGCATCAGGCCCAACAACCACATCTACCAGCTTTTCTTCCTCGAGGAACTTAGATTTCAGTCGTTCTGCCATACAGCCAAGTACGCCAACCACCATTCCCGGGTTCCTGCTTTTTACAGCACCAAACTCACGCAGGCGGTTTCGCACCCTTTGTTCAGCATTTTCACGAATAGAACAGGTATTGATGAAAATAACATCGGCTTCTTTGTAATCCGCGGTGGTTTCAAACCCCATATCCGTCATAATCGAAGCAACGATCTCGCTGTCGGAGAAGTTCATCGCGCAGCCATAACTTTCGATATAAAGCTTCCGGCCGTTATTTTTAGTGGAGGTACTTTCGAGCATTAACGCTTCTCCCTGCCTCGCTTCATCATGTTCTTTTACACTGCTCTGCAAATTGTACATACTATTCTGCTTTGAAGTGCAAAAGTACGAACATTTTGTATAAATGACAGGATGGCAGGCAGGTTTTATTGAAGAGTTCGCTGGGTGCGATGCTTTATGATAGCAGGGGAGGATAGCTCCCCTGCATATTCTCTATGTTTGGACTTTATACGGTATAGTTCCAGCCAAATTCGTCCGCTACTTTTCCATAGCGGATTTCATTAAGCGCTTTGAGTGTTCTGTTCGAAAACTCGGCTTTAGTGGTGTCAGGCAGGTGATAAAGTTCACCTTCCGACCCAATACTGGCAATCGGCGCAATGGTAGCTGCTGTTCCAACTCCGAAAGCTTCCGTTAATTTTCCGTTTTTAAGCGCGTCAATCACTTCAGCAACCGAAACACGTCTTTCTTCAACGGGAATACCCCATTTTCTCGCAAGTGTCAGAACACTGTCGCGGGTGACACCTTTGAGAATGGTATCCCGCGTAGACGGAGTGATCAGGGTACCATCAATCATGAACATAACATTTGCGGCTCCAAGCTCCTCGACGAATGCATGGTCGCGGCCATCTG
The window above is part of the Arcticibacter tournemirensis genome. Proteins encoded here:
- a CDS encoding LptE family protein, which gives rise to MKIIKQKSLWLILPFLFLSQSCGIYSFSGASIPANMKTVTVQFFENNAPIVVATLSQQFTEALKERIRSQSRLSIVRENGDGIFEGRITDYSIKPAAITGNERAEAMRLTITVSVKFINTLDNELSFEQQFTRYEQLQGSNIQSQEGTAIANINRQLTEDIFNRAFANW
- the miaB gene encoding tRNA (N6-isopentenyl adenosine(37)-C2)-methylthiotransferase MiaB, which produces MYNLQSSVKEHDEARQGEALMLESTSTKNNGRKLYIESYGCAMNFSDSEIVASIMTDMGFETTADYKEADVIFINTCSIRENAEQRVRNRLREFGAVKSRNPGMVVGVLGCMAERLKSKFLEEEKLVDVVVGPDAYRDLPNLIDKVDDGSRAVNVLLSREETYADINPVRLNSNGITAFISIMRGCDNMCSFCVVPFTRGRERSRDAHSIVKEAQELFDLGYREVTLLGQNVDSYKWTSEDGTESVNFAGLLEQVALVSPDLRIRFSTSHPKDITDEVLYTMAQHENICKYIHLPIQSGNSRVLEIMNRTYDREWYTERINSIRRIIPECAISTDVIAGFCTETEEEHKDTLSMMDYVKYDFAYMFMYSERPGTLAAKRFTDDIPDDVKKRRLNEIVRKQQQHSHERLLQQVGKVQKVLIEGFSKKSELDYAGRSDQNATVVFPADKNYKPGQYVNVFVERCTTATLIGKIVE
- a CDS encoding sigma-54-dependent transcriptional regulator, which translates into the protein MDIQDIKNRFGIIGNSPLLNRAIDIARQVAPTDISVLITGESGSGKEVFSHIIHQLSARKHGPFIAVNCGAIPEGTIDSELFGHEKGSFTGAHEARKGYFEVVNGGTIFLDEVAELPVGTQARLLRVLESGEYLRVGSSKVQKTDVRIIAATNVDVYDAVKNGKFREDLYYRLSTVPLKIPPLRERKEDIHLIFRKFISDFTAKYRSPSVQLDPDAQQLLTNYSWPGNVRQLKNVAEQIAVLEKDRNLTAQNLLHYIPQDQGSTLPMRIKQDAKDDFSERDILYKVLFDMKRDMVDLKKLVAEIIRDGGNTSALRENPQIFNQLYHEPEFPPAPQNLQPILLHQPEKDKKSEFNFAPHTEEVEESLSLIEKESDLIKKALKKHKGKRKLAAQELGISERTLYRKIKELNLS